From Deinococcus malanensis, the proteins below share one genomic window:
- a CDS encoding roadblock/LC7 domain-containing protein: MLQHLTQLVADVDGAWAAAIGGLDGLLVEGHTSTNDDLNLLVAEHAGLLRSASGAYTQTLNGGETRELYLRGERLSVYLHPINPQFFLLLALDARSNLGQARLYGRSAARNLESLL, translated from the coding sequence ATGCTGCAACACCTTACCCAACTTGTGGCCGATGTGGACGGCGCCTGGGCCGCCGCGATCGGTGGACTCGACGGCCTGCTGGTCGAAGGACACACCTCCACCAACGATGACCTCAACCTGCTGGTGGCCGAGCATGCCGGGCTGTTGCGCTCGGCGTCCGGGGCCTACACCCAGACCCTCAACGGCGGTGAAACCCGCGAGCTGTACCTGCGCGGCGAGCGCCTGAGCGTATACCTGCACCCCATCAACCCCCAGTTTTTCCTGCTTCTGGCGCTCGACGCCCGCAGCAACCTGGGTCAGGCGCGGCTGTATGGCCGTTCGGCTGCCCGCAACCTGGAGAGCCTCCTGTGA